From the genome of Mycetocola spongiae, one region includes:
- the pdxS gene encoding pyridoxal 5'-phosphate synthase lyase subunit PdxS: MTTNAAPETFASNRVKRGLADMLKGGVIMDVVNAEQARIAEDAGAVAVMALERVPADIRAQGGVARMSDPDLIEGIRAEVSIPVMAKARIGHFVEAQVLGALRVDFIDESEVLSPADYVNHIDKWDFDVPFVCGATNLGEALRRITEGAAMIRSKGEAGTGDVSEATKHIRTIHSQIRALAALNPDELYVAAKDLQAPYGLVAEVAATGKLPVVLFTAGGVATPADAAMMMQLGADGVFVGSGIFKSGNPEKRAAAVVKATAFYNDPQVIADASRGLGEAMVGINVSDVAAPHRLSERGW, from the coding sequence ATGACTACTAACGCAGCCCCCGAAACCTTTGCCAGTAACCGCGTGAAGCGCGGCCTCGCCGATATGCTCAAGGGCGGTGTCATCATGGACGTGGTGAACGCCGAGCAGGCCCGCATCGCCGAGGATGCCGGCGCCGTGGCCGTGATGGCCCTCGAGCGTGTACCCGCCGATATCCGCGCCCAGGGTGGCGTGGCTCGGATGAGCGATCCCGACCTGATCGAGGGCATTCGCGCCGAGGTCTCCATCCCCGTGATGGCCAAGGCCCGGATCGGACATTTTGTCGAGGCCCAGGTGCTCGGCGCTCTGCGCGTGGACTTCATCGACGAGTCCGAGGTGCTCAGCCCCGCCGACTACGTGAACCACATCGATAAGTGGGATTTTGACGTGCCGTTTGTGTGTGGCGCCACCAACCTCGGTGAGGCACTGCGACGCATCACCGAGGGTGCCGCGATGATCCGCTCCAAGGGTGAGGCGGGCACCGGGGACGTCTCCGAGGCCACCAAGCATATCCGCACCATCCACTCCCAGATCCGCGCACTGGCCGCGCTGAACCCCGATGAGCTCTATGTGGCCGCGAAGGACCTGCAGGCGCCGTATGGCCTCGTGGCCGAGGTGGCTGCCACCGGGAAGCTGCCCGTGGTGCTTTTTACCGCCGGGGGAGTGGCCACACCCGCCGACGCCGCAATGATGATGCAGCTGGGGGCCGACGGCGTATTTGTGGGCTCGGGAATCTTTAAATCCGGCAACCCCGAGAAGCGGGCCGCCGCCGTGGTTAAGGCCACCGCGTTTTATAACGACCCTCAGGTGATTGCGGATGCCTCGCGCGGCCTGGGCGAGGCCATGGTGGGCATCAACGTGAGCGACGTCGCCGCGCCGCACCGCCTCTCCGAGCGCGGATGGTAG
- the pdxT gene encoding pyridoxal 5'-phosphate synthase glutaminase subunit PdxT: MVGGTPRIGVLALQGGVAEHLALLHRLGVPATRVRTPAELAAVDGLILPGGESAVMEKLARIFGLLDPLRAAIAAGLPVYGTCAGMILLADTILDAAPGQEGIGGLDAAVRRNAFGGQADSFDTRLRLAGIGEDIDASFIRAPLLESHGPTVRVLGTLPGGRIVAARSETLLVTAFHPEVSGDDRVHRYFLDMVRGRG, encoded by the coding sequence ATGGTAGGAGGAACGCCGCGGATCGGCGTCCTGGCCCTGCAGGGCGGTGTGGCGGAGCATCTGGCGCTGCTGCACCGCCTCGGGGTGCCCGCCACACGGGTGCGCACCCCCGCCGAGTTGGCCGCCGTGGACGGGCTGATCCTGCCCGGCGGGGAATCGGCGGTCATGGAGAAGCTTGCCCGGATCTTTGGCCTGCTGGACCCGCTGCGCGCGGCGATAGCAGCGGGGCTGCCGGTCTACGGCACCTGTGCCGGAATGATCCTGCTGGCCGATACCATCCTCGATGCGGCCCCGGGGCAGGAGGGCATCGGCGGGCTGGATGCGGCGGTGCGCCGCAATGCCTTTGGCGGCCAGGCCGATTCCTTTGATACCCGGCTGAGGCTCGCGGGCATCGGCGAGGATATCGACGCCAGCTTCATCCGCGCCCCGCTCCTGGAATCCCACGGGCCCACGGTGCGCGTGCTGGGCACGCTGCCCGGGGGTCGGATCGTGGCGGCACGCTCCGAAACCCTGCTGGTGACAGCGTTCCATCCCGAGGTCTCGGGGGATGACCGCGTGCACCGCTATTTCCTGGATATGGTGCGCGGCCGCGGCTAA
- a CDS encoding YebC/PmpR family DNA-binding transcriptional regulator, translated as MAGHSKWATTKHKKAITDSRRAKAFTKFLKGVEVAAKLGGADQAGNPALVEAVTKAKKASVPNDNIDRAIKRGAGLTGEVIDYQTIMYEGYAQNGVALLIECLTDNKNRAAAEVRTAMTRGGGTMADPGSVAYNFTRKGLIVVPAEASTEDEILAAVLDAGAEEVNDDVDSFDVICDVADLIAVRDALDAAGIAYDSAEVAFIPNLRVDIDADTAGKVFRLIDALEDCDDVQNIYANYGLDAATQAELAASAED; from the coding sequence ATGGCCGGGCACTCCAAGTGGGCAACGACCAAGCATAAAAAAGCAATCACCGATTCTCGCCGCGCCAAGGCCTTCACCAAGTTTTTGAAGGGTGTGGAGGTGGCCGCCAAGCTCGGCGGCGCCGATCAGGCCGGAAACCCCGCACTCGTTGAGGCCGTGACCAAGGCCAAAAAGGCCTCGGTGCCCAACGATAATATCGACCGCGCTATTAAGCGTGGCGCGGGCCTCACGGGTGAGGTTATCGACTATCAGACCATCATGTACGAGGGATACGCACAAAACGGCGTGGCCCTGCTGATCGAGTGTCTGACCGATAATAAAAACCGCGCGGCCGCCGAGGTGCGCACAGCGATGACCCGGGGCGGCGGCACGATGGCCGATCCCGGAAGCGTGGCCTATAACTTCACGCGCAAGGGACTCATCGTGGTGCCGGCCGAGGCCAGCACCGAGGACGAGATCCTCGCGGCCGTGCTGGATGCCGGTGCCGAGGAAGTGAACGACGATGTGGATTCCTTCGACGTGATCTGCGATGTGGCCGACCTGATCGCCGTGCGCGATGCGCTGGACGCCGCGGGCATCGCCTATGACTCCGCCGAGGTGGCGTTTATCCCCAACCTGCGTGTGGACATCGACGCCGATACCGCCGGAAAGGTATTCCGCCTCATCGACGCACTTGAGGACTGTGACGACGTGCAAAATATCTATGCCAATTATGGCCTGGATGCCGCCACCCAGGCCGAGCTGGCCGCCTCCGCCGAGGACTGA
- a CDS encoding YebC/PmpR family DNA-binding transcriptional regulator, whose amino-acid sequence MSGHSKWATTKHKKAITDQRRAKSFAKLIKNIEVAAKIGGADLSGNPTLVDAIQKAKKTSVPNDNIDRAVKRGAGLTGEVIDYTTIVYEGYAGGGVALLIECLTDNKNRAAADVRAAMTRNGGTMADPGSVAYNFSRKGLIVVPAANTTEDDILGAVLDAGAEEVIDEGDTFEIITDVSDLVAVRQALQEAGIDYDSADMAFIPNLKVDVDAETARKVFRLIDALEDSDDVQNIYGNYGLSPEVQAELQAED is encoded by the coding sequence ATGTCCGGACACTCCAAGTGGGCAACAACCAAACATAAGAAGGCGATCACCGACCAGCGTCGCGCCAAGTCGTTTGCGAAACTCATCAAGAACATCGAGGTCGCCGCGAAGATCGGTGGCGCCGATCTGTCCGGTAACCCCACCCTGGTAGACGCGATCCAGAAGGCCAAAAAGACCTCGGTTCCGAACGATAATATCGATCGCGCCGTAAAGCGTGGAGCGGGCCTCACCGGTGAGGTCATCGACTATACAACCATCGTCTATGAGGGCTATGCCGGCGGGGGAGTGGCACTCCTGATCGAGTGTCTGACCGATAATAAAAACCGCGCCGCCGCCGATGTGCGCGCCGCGATGACCCGCAACGGTGGCACGATGGCCGATCCCGGAAGCGTGGCCTATAACTTCTCGCGCAAGGGCCTGATTGTGGTCCCCGCCGCCAATACCACCGAGGACGACATCCTGGGTGCCGTACTGGATGCCGGTGCCGAGGAGGTCATCGACGAGGGCGATACGTTTGAGATCATCACCGATGTCAGCGATCTTGTGGCCGTGCGTCAGGCGCTGCAGGAGGCCGGAATCGACTATGACTCCGCCGATATGGCCTTCATCCCCAACCTCAAGGTGGATGTGGACGCCGAGACCGCGCGCAAGGTTTTCCGCCTCATCGATGCCCTCGAGGACTCCGATGACGTGCAGAATATCTATGGCAACTACGGGCTGAGCCCCGAGGTGCAGGCCGAGCTTCAGGCCGAAGACTAG
- the ruvC gene encoding crossover junction endodeoxyribonuclease RuvC, giving the protein MGTRVLGVDPGLTRCGIGVVDVAPNRRATLVFYGVIRTSPDLGIDRRLLLIAEGLEEAILTHRPTAMAVERVFAQQNLSTVMGTAQASGLALYSAAKHGIPIGMHTPSEVKAAVTGYGNAEKKQVQTMVARVLGMPELPQPADAADALALAICHAWGGSVPVGKAPHGSRSTSTMPAGALTPAQQAWQRAEQASRRPGR; this is encoded by the coding sequence GTGGGAACTCGGGTCCTGGGGGTAGACCCCGGTCTCACCCGGTGCGGCATCGGCGTGGTCGATGTCGCACCGAACCGTCGCGCCACGCTGGTGTTTTATGGCGTGATCCGCACCAGCCCCGACCTGGGCATCGATCGCCGCCTGCTGCTGATCGCCGAGGGCCTGGAGGAGGCGATCCTCACCCATCGCCCCACCGCGATGGCGGTCGAGCGGGTCTTTGCGCAGCAAAACCTCTCCACGGTCATGGGGACCGCGCAGGCCAGCGGCCTGGCGCTCTATTCCGCGGCCAAGCACGGCATCCCCATCGGGATGCATACCCCCAGCGAGGTTAAGGCCGCCGTGACCGGCTACGGCAACGCCGAGAAGAAGCAGGTGCAGACCATGGTGGCGCGCGTGCTGGGAATGCCCGAGCTTCCCCAGCCCGCCGATGCCGCCGATGCGCTGGCCCTGGCGATCTGCCACGCCTGGGGCGGCTCGGTGCCCGTGGGCAAGGCCCCGCACGGCTCGCGAAGCACGTCCACGATGCCCGCCGGGGCGCTCACGCCCGCGCAGCAGGCCTGGCAGCGCGCCGAGCAGGCCAGCCGCCGCCCGGGACGCTGA
- the ruvA gene encoding Holliday junction branch migration protein RuvA, translating to MIVSLRGTVLSATAGRVAIEVGGVGYAVQTTPAFALGLRLGSEAFVHTAQIVREDSLQLFGFAEAEELDVFEILIGVTGVGPKSALGVLAQLSPDQIADAVAAEDDSAFRKVSGIGPKTAKLIIVSLAGKLTATRRVSATATGSAAVKASVIEALIGLGWAERSAVPAVEALLAESADPSAETVPNLLRAALAALGPQR from the coding sequence GTGATTGTTAGTCTTCGCGGTACCGTGCTCAGCGCGACCGCCGGCCGTGTGGCCATCGAGGTGGGCGGCGTCGGTTACGCCGTACAGACAACCCCTGCGTTTGCCCTGGGGCTGCGCCTCGGGTCCGAGGCCTTTGTGCATACCGCGCAGATCGTGCGCGAGGATTCCCTGCAGCTCTTCGGGTTTGCCGAGGCGGAGGAACTCGACGTCTTTGAAATCCTGATCGGGGTCACCGGCGTGGGCCCCAAATCCGCGCTCGGGGTGCTGGCCCAGCTCAGCCCCGATCAGATCGCCGATGCCGTGGCCGCCGAGGACGACTCCGCGTTCCGTAAGGTCTCGGGTATCGGCCCCAAAACCGCCAAACTGATCATCGTCTCGCTGGCCGGTAAGCTCACGGCCACGCGCCGCGTGAGCGCCACCGCCACCGGCTCCGCCGCGGTGAAGGCCAGCGTGATCGAGGCCCTGATCGGGCTGGGCTGGGCCGAGCGCTCCGCGGTACCCGCGGTGGAGGCGCTGCTGGCCGAATCGGCCGATCCCTCCGCCGAGACCGTCCCCAATCTCCTGCGCGCCGCCCTGGCCGCGCTCGGGCCGCAGCGATGA
- the ruvB gene encoding Holliday junction branch migration DNA helicase RuvB — translation MRAFSEGAEALSPDLESAVELAFEGALRPGSLNEFVGQSKVRGQLELLLRAAAMQSRTADHILLAGPPGLGKTTLAMIVAHESEKPLRMSSGPAIQHAGDLAAVLSSLVPGEVLFIDEIHRMARSAEEMLYLAMEDFRIDIMVGKGAGATSVPLELAPFTLVGATTRAGLLPNPLRDRFGFTAHLEFYAEDELERVLARAANLLDLDIDREALAEIAGRCRGTPRIANRLLRRVRDYALVHGTRADLASVRAALELYDVDPLGLDRLDRAVMDILLRRFGGGPVGLNTLAVSVGEEAETVESVVEPFLVRIGLITRTPRGRVATEDAYRHFGIDDPRASGQPNNL, via the coding sequence ATGAGGGCGTTCTCCGAGGGCGCCGAGGCGCTGAGCCCCGACCTCGAATCCGCGGTGGAGCTTGCCTTCGAGGGGGCGCTGCGCCCCGGCAGCCTCAACGAATTTGTGGGCCAGAGTAAGGTTCGCGGCCAGCTGGAGCTGCTGCTGCGCGCGGCCGCGATGCAATCGCGCACGGCCGATCACATTCTGCTCGCGGGTCCCCCCGGGCTGGGCAAAACCACCCTGGCCATGATCGTGGCGCATGAGAGCGAGAAGCCGCTGCGCATGTCCAGCGGTCCCGCGATACAGCATGCGGGCGATCTTGCGGCCGTGCTGTCGAGCCTGGTGCCCGGCGAGGTCCTGTTTATTGATGAGATTCACCGGATGGCTCGCTCAGCCGAGGAAATGCTCTATCTGGCCATGGAGGATTTTCGCATCGACATCATGGTGGGTAAGGGCGCCGGGGCCACCTCGGTGCCGCTCGAGCTCGCCCCGTTCACGCTGGTGGGGGCCACCACGCGCGCGGGCCTGCTGCCCAATCCGCTGCGTGACCGATTTGGCTTCACCGCGCACCTGGAGTTTTACGCCGAGGACGAACTCGAACGCGTGCTTGCCCGGGCCGCAAACCTCCTCGATCTGGATATCGACCGCGAGGCCCTGGCCGAGATTGCCGGGCGCTGCCGCGGCACCCCGCGCATCGCGAACCGCCTCCTGCGGCGCGTGCGCGATTATGCGCTGGTGCACGGAACGCGCGCCGATCTCGCCTCGGTGCGGGCTGCGCTGGAGCTCTATGATGTGGATCCGCTGGGCCTGGACCGCCTCGACCGCGCGGTCATGGACATCCTGCTGCGCCGGTTCGGGGGAGGGCCCGTGGGCCTGAATACCCTGGCCGTCTCGGTGGGTGAGGAGGCCGAAACGGTCGAGAGCGTGGTGGAGCCCTTCCTCGTGCGAATCGGCCTGATCACCCGCACCCCGCGCGGTCGCGTGGCCACCGAGGATGCCTACCGCCACTTCGGTATTGACGATCCGCGGGCATCCGGACAGCCTAATAACCTATAA
- the yajC gene encoding preprotein translocase subunit YajC, translated as MENLMTPIMLAVMALLIFFMFRNGQKRKKDLATMQEKVVPGAEVMTNGGIFGTILSIDEDENKVLLETSPGTVLTVHRQIIARVVEDTDAPVAEEASPTMQLNEDNATYVGEPEFGERVEPTDAQAKPKNDD; from the coding sequence ATGGAAAATCTCATGACCCCGATCATGCTCGCCGTGATGGCCCTGCTCATCTTCTTCATGTTCCGCAACGGACAGAAGCGTAAGAAGGACCTCGCGACGATGCAGGAGAAGGTTGTTCCCGGCGCCGAGGTCATGACCAATGGCGGCATCTTCGGAACGATCCTCTCGATCGATGAGGACGAGAATAAGGTACTCCTGGAGACCTCTCCCGGCACCGTGCTGACGGTTCACCGCCAGATCATCGCGCGCGTCGTGGAGGACACCGACGCCCCCGTGGCCGAGGAGGCCTCTCCCACCATGCAGCTGAACGAGGACAACGCCACCTATGTTGGCGAGCCCGAGTTTGGTGAGCGTGTGGAGCCCACCGACGCGCAGGCCAAGCCCAAGAACGACGACTAA
- the secD gene encoding protein translocase subunit SecD, with product MFGGLAAATAFDDATWQPKLALDLEGGTQIILAPKLEGDKQITQEQLAQAVSIIRQRVDASGVSEAEVNTQGGRNIVVSIPGKADEETRNRIESSAKLQFRAVLGASDPSTSQVIDGQEVPNPPATDDLESTPTVKPTDGSDMNWLTPHLEAEFLSYDCKAKENANAEEKPADQPLIACDTDGNIRYLLGPVELGGDSITDASAGMRATSTGASTGEWAVNITLKNPGKDAFTEVSKRLYAINQAAAGQQDPRSQFAFVLDGQVISAPTMQGIITDGKPSISGNFTQESAKSLADQLKYGALPISFTVQSSDEISATLGASQLQGGLLAGLIGLILVVIYTLFQYRLLGFVTILSLVVAGLLTYGSIALFSWSNGYRLSLAGVAGIIVAIGFTADSFIVYFERIRDELRDGRGLESAVEAGWKRAKRTIYASKGVNLLAAVVLYVMAVGNVRGFAFTLGLTTVIDVLVVVLFTHPMLQLLARTRFFSSGHPLSGLDPQALGAVYRGRAQFRAPELATKKTAGASREAAKRQTIAERKAAEAEAASHGGSERVGAGSSSEKDS from the coding sequence ATGTTCGGCGGCCTGGCCGCCGCCACCGCCTTCGACGACGCCACCTGGCAGCCCAAGCTCGCCCTCGACCTCGAGGGAGGAACCCAGATCATTCTGGCGCCCAAGCTTGAGGGCGATAAGCAGATTACCCAGGAGCAGCTGGCACAGGCCGTCTCGATCATCCGGCAGCGCGTGGACGCCTCGGGCGTCTCCGAGGCCGAGGTCAACACCCAGGGTGGACGCAATATTGTTGTGTCGATCCCCGGTAAGGCCGACGAGGAAACCCGCAACCGCATCGAATCCAGCGCCAAGCTGCAGTTCCGTGCCGTTCTGGGTGCGTCCGACCCCAGCACCAGCCAGGTCATCGACGGCCAGGAGGTACCCAATCCTCCCGCGACCGACGACCTGGAGTCCACGCCCACGGTGAAGCCCACCGACGGTAGCGATATGAACTGGCTGACCCCGCACCTCGAGGCCGAGTTCCTCTCCTATGACTGCAAGGCCAAGGAGAATGCCAACGCCGAGGAGAAGCCCGCCGATCAGCCGCTGATCGCGTGTGACACCGACGGCAATATCCGTTATCTGCTTGGTCCGGTGGAGCTTGGTGGAGACTCGATCACCGATGCCAGCGCCGGCATGCGGGCCACCTCCACGGGTGCCTCGACCGGCGAATGGGCCGTGAACATCACGCTGAAGAACCCGGGCAAGGATGCCTTTACCGAGGTCAGCAAGCGTCTGTATGCGATCAACCAGGCCGCCGCGGGCCAGCAGGACCCCCGCTCGCAGTTTGCGTTTGTGCTCGACGGCCAGGTCATCTCGGCCCCGACCATGCAGGGCATCATCACCGATGGAAAGCCCAGCATCTCCGGTAACTTCACGCAGGAGAGCGCCAAGTCGCTCGCCGATCAGCTGAAATACGGTGCACTGCCGATTAGCTTCACCGTGCAGTCCAGCGATGAGATCTCCGCAACCCTGGGTGCATCCCAGCTGCAGGGTGGTCTGCTTGCCGGCCTGATCGGTCTGATCCTGGTGGTAATCTATACGCTGTTCCAGTATCGACTGCTGGGCTTTGTCACCATCCTTTCGCTGGTGGTAGCGGGTCTGCTCACCTATGGTTCAATCGCGCTATTCTCCTGGAGCAATGGCTACCGCCTCTCGCTCGCGGGTGTTGCGGGTATTATCGTGGCGATTGGATTCACGGCCGACTCGTTCATCGTGTACTTCGAACGTATTCGAGACGAGCTGCGCGATGGCCGCGGGCTGGAGTCCGCCGTGGAGGCCGGATGGAAACGCGCCAAGCGCACCATCTACGCATCCAAGGGCGTAAACCTCCTTGCCGCCGTGGTGCTTTATGTCATGGCCGTGGGTAACGTGCGAGGCTTCGCCTTCACCCTGGGTCTGACCACCGTCATCGACGTGCTGGTTGTGGTTCTGTTTACGCACCCGATGTTGCAGCTGCTCGCCCGTACCCGGTTCTTCTCGAGCGGTCACCCGCTCTCGGGCCTGGACCCGCAGGCGCTGGGCGCGGTCTATCGTGGGCGCGCGCAGTTCCGCGCGCCGGAACTTGCGACCAAGAAGACCGCCGGGGCCAGCCGAGAGGCGGCCAAACGGCAAACCATCGCCGAACGTAAGGCCGCCGAGGCGGAGGCCGCCTCCCACGGCGGATCCGAGCGTGTTGGTGCCGGTTCGAGCTCAGAGAAGGACAGCTAA
- the secF gene encoding protein translocase subunit SecF: MASFNLTSFGNDLYTGKRSINFVGRRKLWFSIAILLVLGSVLVPVVRGVVTGAPFNVGIEFTGGSQFTVSGVTDPDQKTASDAVSSIVPAATARVSTVGDHAIRVQTDQLSSDDSAKVAAELAEAFNVDPGEITSSFIGASWGADVTKQALIGLVVFLLMTFVIMALYFRTWKMSAAAIIALLDVLVITLGVYALSGFEISPAAVIGFLTILGYSLYDTVVVFDKIRENTTEDGENSPRTFAESVNLAVNQTLVRSINTSVVAILPVASILIIGDLFLGAETLRDISLSLLVGILVATYSTIFVAAPLYALFREKEPEIAKRDARVLAARERAAQVEKEATS; this comes from the coding sequence ATGGCTAGCTTTAACCTCACCAGCTTCGGTAACGATCTTTATACCGGAAAGCGTTCGATTAACTTTGTTGGTCGCCGCAAGCTGTGGTTCTCCATCGCGATTCTGCTGGTCCTGGGCTCTGTCCTGGTGCCCGTGGTGCGCGGTGTGGTGACCGGCGCCCCGTTTAACGTGGGTATCGAGTTCACCGGTGGTTCGCAGTTCACCGTCTCCGGTGTGACCGATCCCGATCAGAAGACCGCGAGCGACGCGGTGTCTAGCATCGTTCCCGCGGCCACGGCCCGGGTGAGTACGGTGGGTGACCACGCGATTCGTGTGCAGACCGATCAGCTCAGCTCGGATGATTCGGCGAAGGTCGCGGCGGAGCTCGCGGAGGCCTTTAATGTGGATCCGGGGGAGATTACCTCCTCGTTCATCGGCGCCTCCTGGGGTGCGGATGTCACCAAGCAGGCCCTGATCGGCCTGGTGGTATTCCTCTTGATGACCTTCGTGATCATGGCGCTGTACTTCCGCACCTGGAAGATGTCGGCGGCGGCGATTATCGCGCTGCTGGATGTGCTGGTGATTACCCTGGGGGTTTATGCGCTCAGTGGATTCGAGATCTCGCCCGCGGCGGTGATCGGATTCCTGACGATCCTCGGCTATTCGCTCTATGACACCGTGGTGGTCTTTGATAAGATCCGCGAAAATACCACGGAGGACGGCGAGAATTCGCCACGCACCTTTGCCGAATCGGTGAACCTCGCGGTAAACCAGACGCTGGTGCGTTCGATTAACACCTCCGTGGTGGCCATCCTCCCGGTGGCGTCGATCCTGATCATCGGTGACCTCTTCCTGGGGGCGGAGACGCTGCGGGATATCTCGCTGTCGCTGCTCGTGGGTATCCTCGTGGCCACCTATTCCACGATCTTCGTGGCCGCACCGCTCTATGCGCTGTTCCGCGAGAAGGAGCCGGAGATCGCCAAGCGCGATGCCCGCGTTCTGGCCGCGCGTGAGCGCGCCGCGCAGGTGGAGAAAGAGGCTACCAGCTAG